One Misgurnus anguillicaudatus chromosome 22, ASM2758022v2, whole genome shotgun sequence DNA segment encodes these proteins:
- the aatf gene encoding protein AATF — MAASISQQLEDLLNPLPNFVDPEDDEDEETKAKVVEKFDEGEDDEESASGHLRKRAVSILADSDRRYRGKATTRKQLQKELDGSDDEEVEDDDEEENEIVDKYMEMIKDVDEEEEDIDDDDEDEENDDEEDEDQDDNDDEEDLIAKDSPEMSSLVSKLKDTDFMKLTEGMDDLGNSEDEEDSAKGDEEEEESEEDSEEEEESSLRTFSKEKVDEEVEKGIAVKNQLALWDLMLEGRIKMQKALVTANQLPQSQTFPDFKSRGGPEYAEALKNSHKALKALQRSLLELQDQLLYQNPETRGISQGKTWSANSKDKDDEEINSEDDEENMNDDEEEKQKTGRNGPPKRKLEMAEYPSFMAKRFAAFQPYRDATLQKWYDKTRLTMGKANKGFGAFERNILTQVEQVLMDKERLVRRTQTRRSQYRVLGKPEPITPEIDNSTVTEGEAAELALKANTHLKDLDEEIFDDDDFYHQLLRELIERKTSAADPNDQVAMGRQWLAIQKLRSKIKKKVDTKASKGRKIRFHVHSKLMNFMAPFDNSSMSDDARSELYRSLFANAPVTAH, encoded by the exons ATGGCAGCTTCCATATCACAGCAGCTCGAGGATTTGTTAAACCCTTTACCAAACTTCGTAGACCCCGAAGACGACGAAGATGAAG AGACAAAAGCCAAGGTTGTAGAGAAGTTTGATGAAGGTGAAGATGATGAAGAATCTGCATCTGGTCATCTGCGGAAGCGCGCTGTTTCTATTCTGGCAGACAGTGATCGTAGATATCGTGGCAAGGCAACAACTAGAAAACAGCTACAGAAAGAGCTTGATGGATCAG atGATGAAGAAGTggaagatgatgatgaagaagaaAATGAAATAGTGGATAAGTACATGGAAATGATTAAAGATGTTGATGAGGAAgaggaagacattgatgatgatgatgaggatgaAGAAAACGATGATGAGGAAGACGAAGACCAAGATGACAATGACGATGAAGAGGATCTTATTGCAAAAGATAGCCCAGAAATGTCCAGCTTAGTCTCTAAGCTAAAAGACACAGACTTTATGAAACTCACAGAGGGGATGGATGATCTGGGAAACAGTGAGGATGAGGAGGATTCAGCTAAAGGggatgaggaggaagaagagaGTGAGGAAGACtcggaggaggaagaggaatcTTCCTTGAGGACTTTTTCTAAAGAGAAAGTAGATGAAGAAGTTGAGAAAGGAATAGCTGTGAAAAATCAACTTG CTCTTTGGGACCTGATGCTTGAAGGGCGAATCAAAATGCAGAAGGCTCTTGTAACAGCCAATCAGCTTCCACAATCACAGACATTCCCAGACTTCAAGTCCAGAGGAGGGCCTGAATATGCTGAAGCTTTAAAAAATA GTCATAAAGCCCTGAAGGCTCTACAAAGATCTCTGCTGGAGCTCCAAGATCAGCTACTCTACCAAAATCCAGAAACACGAGGAATCTCTCAGGGCAAGACCTGGTCAGCTAACAG CAAAGATAAAGATGATGAAGAGATAAACAGTGAggatgatgaagaaaatatgaATGATGATGAGGAAGAAAAACAGAAGACTGGTCGAAATGGACCCCCCAAGCGAAAGCTGGAAATGGCTGAGTATCCCAGCTTCATGGCCAAGCGGTTTGCCGCTTTTCAACCGTACCGTGATGCTACCCTGCAGAAATGGTACGACAAGACGCGGCTCACAATGGGAAAGGCCAATAAG GGCTTTGGAGCATTTGAAAGGAATATTCTGACACAGGTGGAGCAGGTTTTAATGGATAAAGAGAGGCTGGTGAGACGTACACAGACTCGCAGGTCTCAGTACAGAGTTTTAGGAAAACCGGAGCCCATCACCCCTGAAATAGACAACAGCACCGTAACAGAAGGAGAG GCAGCAGAACTGGCACTGAAAGCTAACACGCATCTCAAAGATTTGGATGAGGAGATTTTTGATGATGATGACTTTTATCATCAG CTCCTTAGAGAACTTATCGAGCGCAAAACAAGTGCAGCAGACCCCAATGATCAAGTGGCAATGGGAAG ACAGTGGCTAGCCATCCAGAAATTACGAAGTAAGATCAAGAAAAAGGTGGACACCAAAGCTAGCAAAGGCAGAAAAATCAG gTTTCATGTACACAGTAAGCTGATGAATTTCATGGCTCCTTTTGACAACAGCAGCATGAGTGATGATGCCCG
- the lhx1b gene encoding LOW QUALITY PROTEIN: LIM/homeobox protein Lhx1b (The sequence of the model RefSeq protein was modified relative to this genomic sequence to represent the inferred CDS: substituted 1 base at 1 genomic stop codon), with amino-acid sequence MVHCAGCERPILDRFLLSVLDRAWHAKCVQCCDCKCNLTDRCFSREGRLYCKNDFFRRYGTKCGGCSQGISPSDLVRKARSKVFHLNCFTCIMCNKQLSTGEELYIIDXYKFVCKEDYVNNSNGKDTNLLSITTCSDPSLSPESQDPHDDFKDSETGHLSDKETCNNENDEQNLGGKRRGPRTTIKAKQLETLKSAFAATPKPTRHIREQLAQETGLNMRVIQVWFQNRRSKERRMKQLSALGARRHMFFRSPRRMRTLGDRLESAELMANGQYSYYGDYQGEYYGPGSNYDYFPQGPPHCQAQTPGDIGFMPSSGPSGTPLGSIDHHHAAHHPSNEAQCFSEMLSHHPGDSPSPEPSAPTSIHSISNDLCDSTPPYTSLNSLSGNGYSNQLSIPSSEMNEGTVW; translated from the exons ATGGTCCACTGTGCTGGATGCGAGAGGCCTATTCTGGACAGATTTTTGCTCAGCGTATTGGATAGAGCATGGCATGCCAAATGCGTGCAATGTTGTGAttgtaaatgcaatttaacAGATCGATGCTTTTCAAGAGAAGGACGACTctactgcaaaaatgactttttcag ACGTTATGGAACTAAATGTGGAGGCTGCTCGCAAGGAATCTCCCCCAGTGATTTAGTTCGGAAAGCGCGAAGCAAAGTCTTTCACCTGAACTGTTTCACCTGTATCATGTGCAATAAACAGCTTTCCACCGGAGAAGAATTATATATTATTGATTAATATAAATTTGTCTGCAAGGAAGATTACGTGAATAACAGCAACGGAAAAGACACAAACCTTTTGTCAA TAACTACGTGCAGTGATCCGAGTTTATCCCCAGAATCTCAGGATCCACATGATGATTTTAAAGACTCCGAGACTGGACACCTGTCAGACAAGGAGACCTGCAACAACGAAAACGACGAGCAAAATCTTGGTGGTAAACGTCGTGGACCGCGAACCACTATCAAAGCCAAACAACTCGAGACATTAAAATCTGCTTTCGCAGCCACCCCCAAACCCACCAGACACATACGAGAACAGCTGGCACAGGAGACAGGCCTAAATATGCGAGTAATACAG GTGTGGTTTCAGAATCGGCGCTCTAAAGAGAGGCGCATGAAGCAGCTGAGCGCGCTGGGCGCAAGGAGACACATGTTCTTCCGCAGCCCGAGGAGAATGAGAACGCTCGGGGATCGACTCGAATCAGCAGAGCTTATGGCCAACGGACAATACTCTTATTATGGTG ACTATCAAGGTGAGTACTATGGCCCGGGGTCTAATTATGACTACTTCCCTCAGGGTCCACCACATTGCCAAGCCCAAACTCCAGGTGATATAGGGTTCATGCCCTCCTCTGGCCCATCAGGAACCCCTCTAGGGAGTATAGACCACCACCATGCAGCACACCACCCCTCCAATGAGGCACAATGCTTTAGTGAGATGTTATCGCACCACCCAGGGGACTCTCCCAGTCCAGAGCCCAGCGCACCCACCTCCATCCACAGTATTTCAAATGACTTGTGTGACTCTACCCCGCCCTACACATCCCTAAACTCTCTCAGTGGCAACGGATACAGCAATCAACTGTCGATTCCCTCATCAGAGATGAATGAGGGGACGGTTTGGTAG